A section of the Haliaeetus albicilla chromosome 6, bHalAlb1.1, whole genome shotgun sequence genome encodes:
- the NAA50 gene encoding N-alpha-acetyltransferase 50 isoform X2 has translation MKGRIELGDVTPHNIKQLKRLNQVIFPVSYNDKFYKDVLEVGELAKLAYFNDIAVGAVCCRVDHSQNQKRLYIMTLGCLAPYRRLGIGTKMLNHVLNICEKDGTFDNIYLHVQISNESAIDFYRKFGFEIIETKKNYYKRIEPADAHVLQKNLKAPCLGQNADVQKTDN, from the exons CCGGATCGAGCTGGGAGATGTGACGCCACACAACATTAAGCAGCTGAAGAGGCTAAACCAGGTCATTTTTCCTGTCAGCTACAATGACAAGTTCTACAAGGATGTACTGGAGGTTGGCGAACTAGCCAAATTAG CCTATTTCAATGATATTGCAGTGGGAGCAGTGTGCTGTAGGGTGGATCACTCCCAGAACCAGAAGAGACTGTACATCATGACACTTGGATGCCTGGCACCCTACCGAAGGCTAGGAATAG GAACTAAAATGTTGAATCATGTCTTAAACATCTGTGAGAAAGATGGCACTTTTGACAACATCTATCT GCATGTCCAGATCAGCAATGAGTCCGCAATTGACTTCTACAGAAAGTTTGGCTTTGAGATCATTGAGACGAAGAAAAACTACTACAAGAGGATAGAGCCCGCAGATGCTCATGTGCTGCAGAAAAACCTCAAAGCCCCTTGTCTTGGCCAGAACGCAGATGTGCAAAAGACCGACAACTGA
- the NAA50 gene encoding N-alpha-acetyltransferase 50 isoform X1 has translation MKGSRIELGDVTPHNIKQLKRLNQVIFPVSYNDKFYKDVLEVGELAKLAYFNDIAVGAVCCRVDHSQNQKRLYIMTLGCLAPYRRLGIGTKMLNHVLNICEKDGTFDNIYLHVQISNESAIDFYRKFGFEIIETKKNYYKRIEPADAHVLQKNLKAPCLGQNADVQKTDN, from the exons TAGCCGGATCGAGCTGGGAGATGTGACGCCACACAACATTAAGCAGCTGAAGAGGCTAAACCAGGTCATTTTTCCTGTCAGCTACAATGACAAGTTCTACAAGGATGTACTGGAGGTTGGCGAACTAGCCAAATTAG CCTATTTCAATGATATTGCAGTGGGAGCAGTGTGCTGTAGGGTGGATCACTCCCAGAACCAGAAGAGACTGTACATCATGACACTTGGATGCCTGGCACCCTACCGAAGGCTAGGAATAG GAACTAAAATGTTGAATCATGTCTTAAACATCTGTGAGAAAGATGGCACTTTTGACAACATCTATCT GCATGTCCAGATCAGCAATGAGTCCGCAATTGACTTCTACAGAAAGTTTGGCTTTGAGATCATTGAGACGAAGAAAAACTACTACAAGAGGATAGAGCCCGCAGATGCTCATGTGCTGCAGAAAAACCTCAAAGCCCCTTGTCTTGGCCAGAACGCAGATGTGCAAAAGACCGACAACTGA